In Candidatus Hydrogenedentota bacterium, the DNA window CCTCCTTTGGCGCAGCATGGGCTACGCCTACGTCGCCATCGCGTTTATCCTCCTGGCCGCGCCCGGGTGCTGGCCCCGCCTCCACCGGGACTGGCCCCCGCGCTGGCGCCACGGAACCGACGTGGCCCTCGCGGCGGCCTTCGCGGTCTGGTGGGTCGCCGTGCTCCAATCCGCCCCGCAGTGGTCCAATCAGTATGGGCCGAATGTACTTGTGGCCGCCGGGCACGGATGCATCGCTTTGCAGGCCGTTCGCTTCTACCGGCGCGGTCCGTCCGGGCCCGGCCCGCTCTTTCCGATCCTCGGCGTCATGTCGCTCGCGTGCGCGGGCGATCGCTACCTGGGCGGCGCCGAGGAGCAACTTTACTTCTGGGGCGCCATGGCGCACGGCCTGCTCGTCGCGCTCTACTACGCGGCGGCGGGCGTGGCGCGCGCTGCAACCGCCGAGCCCTTGCGCCACCGCGCCTACCGGTACGCCGTGCTGGCCGCCTGCCTGTTCTGTTCCTTCGCGCTCGCCGCCGGAACCGCCTGGACCCTCCGCCGGTCCGATCGCTTCGCCCAACCCTGGATGGCATCCGCCCTGTCCAAGATTCAGCATATCGCCCCCGGCAACAGCAACGTCGCCCACCTCGGCAGCATGGCCATTTTTGATCGCAACGAGGCCGACCGCATCGCCATCCAGATCGCGTCGGATGCCGCGCCTGGGTACCTGCGTGGGCAGATCTATGGCGACTTCGGCGAAGCGCGCTGGAACGCGCTGCGGCGTGGCGTCGCCGCCAGCCCCCTGAGCGCGGGCGCGCCCCCCGGATACCGCCCCGTGTTGCCCGGAGAGCGCCTCTTCTCCGTTGCGCCCGGGGACACGCTCGCCGGCTCCATGGAGATCTACCCGGACAGCGCCATTCAAAACGCGCTCTTCATCCCCCTGTACACCGGCTGGATCGGCATGGCGACAGACGAAATCGTGGTGGACAAGAGCGGAATAGCCCAGGTGCTGGACAACCTCAACGGTCGCCCCTTCCGCGCCCTCCTCTCCAACCCGCCACCCCCCGATCCGCTCTCCGAAAGCGACAGGGAGCTGTTCACCCGGATCCCGGATCGTCTCGCGCCACGTCTGCGCGAACTCGCCGCGACCGTATGCGGGGAACACGAGGGTCCGCGGGCCCGCGCCTTCGCCGTCACCCAGTATTTCCACGGCAACTACCAGTACGCCCTCGATTTTCAAGCTTCCCTACGCGAAGACCCCGTGGAGAAGTTTCTATTCAGCGATCCAAAACCATCCGCCCACTGCGAGTACTTCGCCACCGGGGCCACCCTGCTCCTCCGCGCCGCCGGTATCCCAGCGCGCTATGTCACCGGCGTGGTCTCATGGGAGCAGCTCGCTGCCGGCGGCTACTGGGTCGCGCGAAACCGGGACGCCCACGCCTGGTGCGAGGCCTGGGATCCCGAACTCGGCTGGTTCATCGTCGAGGCGACCCCGGCCAATGGCGTGCCCGAGGCCGCGCGCGGCGCCGGCGGCCCGTCCTGGCGCGATAGCGTCGCTTCCCTCAGGCTGAGCCTGCGCCGCATCGTCGCCGCCGTGCGCGCCGGCGCCTGGGGGGTCATCGCCAGCGGTACCGGATCTATAGCGGCAGCCCTGGCGGCGCTATTTCGCGCCTGGGGCCTCCATGTGCTCCCCGCTGCGTTTCTGTTGGGCGTTGCGCTATGGTGGTGGCGTCGCGGGCCCCGATTCCGCCGCGCGCGCCCAGCCGTCGCCACGGGCCTGCTCGAACGGCGGCTCGCGAAGCAAATCGCCACGATGGATCGGCGCGTCGCCCGCGCCCACGGGTTGGTTCGCCGGGAAAGCCGCACGCCGCACGCCTTCGCGCGCGAAATTGAGTCGCGCCCCGATGCGGATTCCGCCGCCGGACGCATCGCGGGCTGGTATCGCCGGTGGGCCGAAACCCGGTACGGCCCCGCGCCCGATCCCGCCGCCGTCGATCGCCTCGAAACCGACCTCGCCGCCCTGGGCCGGAAATCCACCCGCCCAAAGCCCCGCTGACGCTTTCCAAATCGCCGTTTCTGTGGTACATTCCCGGAAGAACCGGCGAGATCCCCTACTATGGGCAAAGAAATCCTTACCATCGCGGACGCCAGCGCGCTGCTGTCGCTGTCCGAGGCCGAAATCGAGCGCCTCCTGCTCGCCGGCGAGCTCCCCGGCAGGCGCATCGGTCCCCACTGGTTTCTCTCCCGCCAGCGACTCCTCCAATTCATCGAAAACGACGAGAATCCGTCGCCCGCGCCCAAGCCCATGCCTGCGGCGGCCTTGCCCGAACGCATCCTGTCCCCCGGCTGGCGCTGCCGCGCCTGCGGCGAACAGTACGGCCCGGAAATCGCCGAATGCGCCGCCTGCGGCACAGTGCGCGCCACGCCCCTGATCGGCTACCGCCTTCCACGCGGCGCCGCGGCCGCCCCGATCGGCCCGGGCGGCAAAGTCAACTAGAACCTCCCGCCACATCCTGCTACAATCCCGCCTTCCCTTCAGCCGCCGCGCACCCCCTTGGAAAGCGAGATTGTGTCAGCCCCCCGTAAATTCCTCCAGGGATTGAACCCCGCCCAGCGCGACGCCGTCCGCCATACCGAAGGCCCCGTGCTTGTGCTCGCGGGCGCCGGCAGCGGAAAGACCCGCGTGATTACCCGCCGCATCGCCCACATCCTCGCCTGCGGCCTGGCGGAACCCGCGCAAATCCTCGCGGTCACCTTCACCAACAAGGCCGCCGCCGAGATGCGCGAGCGCGTGGCCGAGCTCGTGGGCAAGCAGGCCGCCGGCCAGATTGTCATCTCCACCTTCCACAGCTACTGCCTCCAGGTGCTGCGAAAACACATCGATCGCATCGGCTACCGCAAGAATTTCAGCATCGCCGGGGAGAGCGATTCCCGCACCCTGCTGCGGCGCGTGGTGGAGGACCTCGGCAGCAGCGAGACCTTCGACATGGGGACCTTCCAATCCCGGATCAGCCTGATGAAAAACGCCAACGAGCGTCCCGATCCCGCGCGGCCCCTGCCCGTCGAAAAGGAGAACCAGGAGAAATACGCCGAGAACTTCGCCGAAGTCTACGAGCGCTATCACTCCGCCCTGCGCGCCGCGAACAGCGTCGACTTCGACGACCTCATGCTGCTCACGCTCCAGCTCTGGGATCAGCACGCCGACCTGCTCGCCCTCTGCCGCGGCGCCTTCAAATATGTCATGGTCGACGAGTACCAGGACACCAACAAGGTCCAGTACGAACTCATCCGCCGCCTCGTGTCGGAGCACCGCAACCTCTGCGTCGTGGGCGACGACGATCAGTCCATCTACGCCTGGCGCGGGGCCGACTCCAGCATCATCCTCGACTTCGACAAGCACTTTCCCGACGCCCGCGTGGTCACCCTCGACCAGAACTACCGATCCACGGTGACCATCCTGAACGCCGCGAACGCCGTCATAAAAAACAACCAGGTGCGCCGCGAAAAAAAGCTCTGGTCCGATCTCGGCGACGGGCGTAAGCTGGACTGGATCGTCTGCGCCGACGAGGAGCAGGAGGCCGAAGAGGCCCTGAAATGGATGAAGTTCATTCAGGACCGCACCGGCGCGCGCTACAGCGATTTCGCCTTTCTCTACCGATCCAACCAGCAGTCCCGCCCGCTCGAAGTGACCCTGCGCCAGGCCGGCGTGCCCTACGTCGTGGTAGGCGGGCAGGATTTCTTCGAGCGCGCGGAGGTCCGCGATGTCATCTCCTACCTCAAGATCATCGCGAACCCGCGTGACGAGGCCGCCTTTCTCCGCGTGGTCAACATGCCCCGCCGCGGCATCGGCGACGCCACCCTCCACAAGATCCACGAGCTTTGCCGCGACGAGAAGCTATCGCTCGGCCAGGCCACCGCGAAGCTCCTCAAGCAGGGCATCGACGGCGCGCCCGCGCAACTCGCGCTCGGCGAATCCCCCGAGGACCGCGTGCGCCAGTTCAAAGAGCAGAAGACCGAGAAGGGGCTGCGCGATTTCCTCCGCCTGCTCGATCGCTTCCGCAAGCGCTTCCGCGAGAAGGA includes these proteins:
- a CDS encoding helix-turn-helix domain-containing protein, yielding MGKEILTIADASALLSLSEAEIERLLLAGELPGRRIGPHWFLSRQRLLQFIENDENPSPAPKPMPAAALPERILSPGWRCRACGEQYGPEIAECAACGTVRATPLIGYRLPRGAAAAPIGPGGKVN
- a CDS encoding transglutaminase domain-containing protein, which translates into the protein MIAPRLTGLAMMVIQAFLLWRSMGYAYVAIAFILLAAPGCWPRLHRDWPPRWRHGTDVALAAAFAVWWVAVLQSAPQWSNQYGPNVLVAAGHGCIALQAVRFYRRGPSGPGPLFPILGVMSLACAGDRYLGGAEEQLYFWGAMAHGLLVALYYAAAGVARAATAEPLRHRAYRYAVLAACLFCSFALAAGTAWTLRRSDRFAQPWMASALSKIQHIAPGNSNVAHLGSMAIFDRNEADRIAIQIASDAAPGYLRGQIYGDFGEARWNALRRGVAASPLSAGAPPGYRPVLPGERLFSVAPGDTLAGSMEIYPDSAIQNALFIPLYTGWIGMATDEIVVDKSGIAQVLDNLNGRPFRALLSNPPPPDPLSESDRELFTRIPDRLAPRLRELAATVCGEHEGPRARAFAVTQYFHGNYQYALDFQASLREDPVEKFLFSDPKPSAHCEYFATGATLLLRAAGIPARYVTGVVSWEQLAAGGYWVARNRDAHAWCEAWDPELGWFIVEATPANGVPEAARGAGGPSWRDSVASLRLSLRRIVAAVRAGAWGVIASGTGSIAAALAALFRAWGLHVLPAAFLLGVALWWWRRGPRFRRARPAVATGLLERRLAKQIATMDRRVARAHGLVRRESRTPHAFAREIESRPDADSAAGRIAGWYRRWAETRYGPAPDPAAVDRLETDLAALGRKSTRPKPR
- a CDS encoding UvrD-helicase domain-containing protein codes for the protein MSAPRKFLQGLNPAQRDAVRHTEGPVLVLAGAGSGKTRVITRRIAHILACGLAEPAQILAVTFTNKAAAEMRERVAELVGKQAAGQIVISTFHSYCLQVLRKHIDRIGYRKNFSIAGESDSRTLLRRVVEDLGSSETFDMGTFQSRISLMKNANERPDPARPLPVEKENQEKYAENFAEVYERYHSALRAANSVDFDDLMLLTLQLWDQHADLLALCRGAFKYVMVDEYQDTNKVQYELIRRLVSEHRNLCVVGDDDQSIYAWRGADSSIILDFDKHFPDARVVTLDQNYRSTVTILNAANAVIKNNQVRREKKLWSDLGDGRKLDWIVCADEEQEAEEALKWMKFIQDRTGARYSDFAFLYRSNQQSRPLEVTLRQAGVPYVVVGGQDFFERAEVRDVISYLKIIANPRDEAAFLRVVNMPRRGIGDATLHKIHELCRDEKLSLGQATAKLLKQGIDGAPAQLALGESPEDRVRQFKEQKTEKGLRDFLRLLDRFRKRFREKDGGLREIVEDLISAIDYHGELVRTCKSPQQVAGRWNNVEVVVKAIGDYEEKAENPSLSNFLDESHLNTDQSRFGKEERRKSGVTLMTIHSAKGLEFPFVFLMGLEDGLMPHERSIKEHNIEEERRLFYVALTRGKRHVTMFEALGRVRNGKERISKTSRFLAEIPPECYTQHIKAVRQMVEAAVDPPEVKKNKKKRAPRRTNL